The following are encoded together in the Ezakiella massiliensis genome:
- the cbiD gene encoding cobalt-precorrin-5B (C(1))-methyltransferase CbiD yields the protein MELYENGLRLGYTTGTCAAGAAYAGALLLEGENREKINILTPAGIDVDLDVLDLHMDGEWAVAAIRKDSGDDPDVTDKILIYAKIRKTQNPTTIDGGVGIGTITKKGLYGEIGEKAINPVPKKMILQAVQSVSDDNYEIIIFVPDGEEVGKRTYNSNLGIVGGISIIGSTGIVHPMSEDALLKTIELEVNVVKEEHGTDNILLVPGNYGEKMQAAYKLDIPHVQMSNYIGDALKYAYQAGFRNITLLGHIGKFSKLSLGIFNTHSKNCDTRMEAFAFYLFLLGAPRDFIMKVLSLNTAEEAMNLCVESGYKEAIIEMQRGAEARIKRYLKDPDLNIRVYIYSMEGGLVDD from the coding sequence ATGGAACTTTATGAAAACGGCCTTCGCTTGGGTTATACTACAGGGACTTGCGCAGCTGGCGCAGCCTATGCAGGAGCCCTTTTGCTGGAAGGTGAAAATCGAGAAAAAATAAATATTTTAACGCCGGCAGGCATTGACGTGGACCTGGATGTTTTGGACCTCCACATGGATGGCGAATGGGCGGTCGCTGCTATCAGAAAAGATTCGGGCGACGACCCAGATGTGACGGACAAGATTTTAATCTACGCAAAAATCCGCAAAACTCAAAACCCTACGACCATTGACGGCGGAGTGGGCATTGGGACCATTACTAAAAAAGGCTTGTACGGAGAAATTGGCGAGAAGGCTATTAATCCCGTGCCCAAGAAAATGATTTTGCAAGCTGTTCAATCTGTCTCGGATGATAATTACGAAATTATTATCTTCGTTCCAGACGGAGAAGAGGTCGGCAAGAGGACTTACAATTCCAATCTGGGCATTGTGGGAGGGATTTCCATTATCGGTTCAACTGGAATCGTACATCCCATGAGCGAAGATGCCTTGTTAAAGACCATTGAGCTGGAAGTAAATGTGGTCAAGGAAGAACATGGGACTGACAATATTCTCCTGGTACCCGGCAATTACGGGGAGAAGATGCAGGCGGCCTATAAGCTGGATATTCCTCATGTGCAGATGTCAAATTATATTGGCGACGCTTTGAAATATGCCTACCAGGCTGGCTTTAGAAACATAACTTTGTTGGGCCATATTGGAAAGTTTTCCAAATTGTCGCTGGGGATTTTTAACACCCACAGCAAAAATTGCGACACCCGCATGGAGGCCTTTGCCTTTTATTTATTTTTGTTGGGAGCTCCCAGAGATTTTATTATGAAAGTTTTATCTTTAAACACAGCCGAGGAGGCCATGAATCTTTGCGTCGAATCTGGCTACAAGGAAGCCATTATCGAAATGCAAAGGGGGGCCGAGGCGCGGATTAAAAGATATTTGAAGGATCCAGATTTAAATATCAGGGTCTATATATATTCTATGGAAGGAGGCCTTGTCGATGATTGA
- a CDS encoding cobalt-precorrin 5A hydrolase, translating into MAKNNLAVIFFTEGGKNLANKIRLAGDYFYNKDKKIKPMMAQIMRDYKNIVFISATGIAVRYIAPYIKSKDVDPAVIVIDEGGNFVISLLSGHLGGANEVAKRIADRIGATPVITTASDVLNVPAIDIFAKENNLIIEDLSTIAAVMGRVVEGKDLYYSTNTSLKYPYEFITKDIEKAQAALVVGDYFIETDLPVTYLRPLDIYVGVGCKRGKTFEEIYLAVKNAFEIAKISMKSIAEFRSIDLKKDEAGIVELANFFNRKFITYDSETLLKVQGDFKTSDFVAQTTGVDAVSSRSAMLGADELLVDKYSENGVTVSLARKYI; encoded by the coding sequence ATGGCAAAAAATAATTTAGCCGTCATATTTTTTACAGAGGGCGGGAAAAACCTGGCCAACAAAATTCGCTTGGCCGGAGATTATTTTTACAACAAGGACAAAAAAATAAAACCCATGATGGCGCAGATCATGAGGGACTACAAAAACATTGTCTTTATTTCTGCGACTGGGATTGCAGTCCGCTACATCGCTCCCTATATTAAGTCCAAGGATGTTGACCCGGCTGTGATCGTCATTGACGAAGGAGGAAATTTTGTAATTTCCTTATTATCCGGCCACTTGGGAGGGGCAAATGAAGTTGCCAAGAGAATTGCCGACCGTATTGGAGCGACACCAGTTATCACGACTGCATCCGATGTTTTAAACGTCCCGGCTATCGATATTTTCGCCAAGGAAAATAATTTGATTATAGAAGACCTGTCGACAATTGCCGCTGTCATGGGCAGGGTTGTCGAGGGCAAGGACCTTTATTATTCGACCAATACGTCTTTGAAATATCCTTACGAGTTTATCACAAAAGACATAGAAAAAGCCCAGGCAGCTCTGGTCGTTGGCGATTATTTTATAGAGACCGACTTGCCAGTAACCTATCTCAGGCCCCTCGACATTTACGTAGGCGTGGGTTGCAAACGGGGGAAAACTTTTGAAGAAATTTATTTGGCCGTTAAAAATGCCTTTGAAATCGCAAAAATTTCTATGAAATCCATTGCAGAGTTTAGGTCTATCGATTTAAAAAAAGATGAGGCAGGCATAGTTGAGTTGGCGAATTTTTTCAACAGAAAATTTATAACCTATGATTCGGAAACGCTTTTAAAAGTTCAAGGGGACTTTAAGACCAGCGACTTTGTGGCCCAGACCACAGGAGTGGACGCTGTTTCGTCCAGGTCGGCCATGCTTGGCGCAGATGAATTATTAGTAGACAAATACAGTGAAAATGGGGTTACCGTTTCGCTGGCAAGAAAATATATTTGA
- the cobU gene encoding bifunctional adenosylcobinamide kinase/adenosylcobinamide-phosphate guanylyltransferase, giving the protein MITIVTGGARSGKSDFAESLYAHTDDVCYIATSIVADDEMENRVKLHRESRNQNWRTYEGYTDLHKALGTEANYLLDCMTILISNIMYDLSKDEEDLTADLIKKIEDKAYLEIANLIYEIREKNKNLVLVTNEVGSAIVPENKVARSYRDIVGRVNRRVAEICDRAYLIVMGYEVRLK; this is encoded by the coding sequence ATGATTACGATTGTAACAGGGGGCGCGCGGTCGGGCAAAAGCGATTTTGCCGAGAGCCTTTACGCCCACACAGACGACGTTTGCTATATAGCTACATCAATAGTGGCGGATGATGAAATGGAAAACCGGGTCAAGCTTCACAGGGAAAGCCGCAATCAAAATTGGCGGACCTACGAGGGCTACACCGACCTCCACAAGGCTCTGGGGACCGAGGCCAATTATCTTTTGGACTGCATGACCATTTTAATTAGCAATATTATGTACGACTTGTCCAAGGACGAGGAGGACTTGACGGCAGATTTGATTAAAAAAATTGAAGACAAGGCCTATTTGGAAATTGCGAATTTGATTTACGAAATCCGCGAAAAAAATAAAAACCTGGTCCTCGTGACCAACGAAGTGGGATCTGCCATTGTGCCTGAAAACAAGGTCGCCAGGTCTTATCGGGACATAGTCGGCCGAGTCAACCGCCGGGTGGCGGAGATTTGCGACCGGGCCTATCTAATCGTCATGGGCTATGAGGTGAGACTCAAATGA
- a CDS encoding adenosylcobinamide-GDP ribazoletransferase, which translates to MKFLQGIIVAFQFLTRFYLPINIEWDEKNIKFSLLFFPIVGGAIGVVLYFVERVLAQTNVNISLMILLAWILITGGLHFDGLSDTVDGFSARKNREETLKIMDDSHIGAFGVMAIVLALAFKYYAIASLIGPNPWGIFLAPVFARALAGFFLTYIKTAKDTGLAAYFHSCTKKWPATLAFICTLAFAFYFNSWMGIRILYTTGIICILLIPIYRKLGGLTGDVYGTIVEVFEIIFMTLCII; encoded by the coding sequence ATGAAATTTCTCCAGGGAATCATAGTTGCCTTTCAATTTTTAACCAGATTTTACTTGCCAATAAATATCGAATGGGACGAGAAAAATATTAAATTCTCGCTCTTGTTTTTTCCGATAGTTGGCGGGGCCATTGGCGTAGTCCTTTACTTTGTAGAAAGAGTTCTTGCTCAGACGAATGTAAACATTAGTCTAATGATTTTACTGGCCTGGATTCTCATAACTGGCGGACTCCACTTTGACGGCCTGTCGGACACAGTTGACGGATTTTCCGCACGGAAAAATCGAGAAGAGACCTTAAAGATTATGGACGATTCCCACATAGGCGCCTTTGGAGTTATGGCCATCGTTCTTGCTCTTGCCTTTAAGTACTACGCAATCGCAAGTCTAATTGGACCAAATCCTTGGGGCATTTTTCTGGCCCCAGTTTTTGCCCGCGCCCTGGCAGGATTTTTTTTGACCTATATAAAGACAGCCAAGGACACGGGCCTCGCCGCTTATTTTCATTCTTGCACCAAAAAGTGGCCGGCCACTCTTGCTTTTATCTGCACCCTTGCCTTTGCTTTTTATTTTAATTCATGGATGGGAATTCGAATTCTCTACACAACAGGGATCATTTGTATTTTGTTAATACCGATTTATAGAAAACTCGGCGGCTTAACTGGCGATGTCTATGGGACAATTGTTGAAGTTTTTGAAATAATTTTTATGACCCTTTGTATAATTTAA
- the cobK gene encoding precorrin-6A reductase, with protein sequence MIWIAGGTHETRELLDLLGTYEDILITVATDEGREFLPDDARVLVGPVLRETIPDFVKAHDINLIVDLTHPFATRISESLAMMSERLAIPLLRFVRAGRRVEDQRIIYAKSYEDSFEIIKKLKGNFLFTTGSKRADEFFAVRGENRFVFRILPTVASVKALTEIGVKINDIIAMVGPFTYDMNMAMLGMIKADYLVTKDSGDGSGIDEKIQAALDFGALPIVIKRNIEDGYSLEEVAKKMEDYRARKN encoded by the coding sequence ATGATTTGGATAGCGGGGGGAACTCATGAGACCCGAGAGCTCTTAGACCTCTTGGGGACTTACGAGGACATTTTAATAACCGTTGCCACGGATGAGGGCAGAGAATTTTTGCCAGACGACGCCAGAGTTTTGGTGGGCCCGGTTTTGCGTGAAACAATTCCAGATTTTGTAAAAGCTCACGACATAAATTTAATTGTCGACCTGACTCATCCCTTTGCGACCAGAATTTCCGAAAGTCTTGCCATGATGAGCGAGCGTTTGGCTATCCCCCTCTTGAGATTTGTTCGAGCTGGCAGAAGGGTTGAGGACCAGAGGATTATTTATGCAAAATCTTATGAGGATTCTTTTGAAATCATAAAAAAATTAAAAGGAAATTTTTTGTTTACAACTGGGTCCAAGAGGGCGGACGAATTTTTTGCAGTACGTGGCGAAAACCGCTTTGTCTTCAGGATTTTGCCGACGGTCGCCTCTGTAAAAGCTCTGACAGAAATTGGAGTAAAAATCAACGACATCATCGCCATGGTCGGACCCTTTACTTATGATATGAATATGGCCATGCTGGGCATGATTAAGGCTGATTACCTGGTCACCAAGGACAGCGGAGACGGGTCTGGAATTGATGAAAAAATTCAGGCGGCCTTGGACTTTGGTGCACTGCCAATTGTAATTAAGAGAAACATAGAAGACGGATACAGCCTAGAGGAAGTCGCGAAAAAGATGGAGGACTACCGTGCAAGAAAAAATTGA
- the cobJ gene encoding precorrin-3B C(17)-methyltransferase, whose amino-acid sequence MKLYVIGIGPGGRERMTPEAVHAIEDSQALVGYKPYLEYIEDLIGDRETFSTGMTGEIERCNQAIDIALEGKNVSIISTGDAGLYGMAGPIYELVEERKAGVEVVVVPGVSAQFSAAADLGAPIMHDIATISLSDLLTPYDLIMKRVDLAAQGDFVIALYNPRSKTRKDHLKNAFDLIKKYQKGSTPVGIVKDSGRPGTETTITTLDDIDYETVDMKTIVIVGNSETFVANGKMITPRGYRNL is encoded by the coding sequence ATGAAATTATATGTAATTGGAATTGGCCCAGGTGGCCGTGAGAGGATGACTCCAGAGGCTGTCCACGCAATTGAAGATTCCCAGGCCCTAGTTGGCTACAAACCATATTTGGAATATATCGAAGACTTGATTGGCGACAGGGAAACTTTTTCAACTGGGATGACAGGTGAAATCGAACGCTGTAATCAGGCCATTGATATTGCACTTGAGGGCAAAAATGTTTCTATTATTTCAACTGGCGACGCCGGACTCTACGGCATGGCTGGTCCGATTTATGAACTGGTCGAAGAGAGAAAGGCAGGCGTTGAAGTCGTCGTTGTGCCCGGTGTTAGCGCACAATTTTCTGCAGCCGCAGATTTGGGTGCGCCAATTATGCACGACATTGCGACAATTTCCCTGTCAGATTTGCTAACCCCTTATGATTTAATCATGAAGAGGGTGGACCTGGCTGCCCAAGGCGATTTTGTAATCGCCCTTTACAATCCGCGCTCAAAGACCAGGAAGGACCATTTGAAAAATGCCTTTGATCTGATTAAAAAATATCAAAAGGGATCAACACCAGTTGGCATTGTTAAGGACTCTGGTAGACCGGGAACTGAAACCACGATTACGACTTTGGATGACATCGACTACGAGACAGTGGATATGAAGACAATCGTAATCGTCGGGAACTCAGAAACCTTTGTTGCCAATGGCAAGATGATTACGCCAAGGGGTTACAGGAACTTATGA
- the cobM gene encoding precorrin-4 C(11)-methyltransferase, whose product MIYFVGAGPGAVDLITIRGRDLLERADVVIYAGSLVTPDHLKFCKENAEFYDSATMHLGEVMEVMLAAHKAGKVVVRLHTGDPSIYGAIGEQMRELDRENISYEVVPGVSSFVAANAAVKKEMTLPGVSQTIILTRISGRTPVPEKEELKKLASHRASMAIFLSVQKISEVVDELLTAYDKDTPIAVVYRASWPDEKIVKGTLADIAEKVKDADINRQAQILVGDFLDTDFEYSKLYDPSFTTGYRDGKK is encoded by the coding sequence ATGATTTATTTTGTTGGAGCAGGACCGGGCGCTGTTGATCTAATTACAATCCGCGGCCGGGACTTACTTGAAAGGGCTGACGTGGTCATCTACGCTGGCAGTTTGGTTACGCCAGACCATTTGAAATTTTGTAAAGAAAACGCAGAGTTTTACGATTCAGCCACCATGCATCTGGGCGAAGTTATGGAAGTAATGCTGGCCGCCCACAAGGCAGGCAAGGTCGTTGTCCGCTTGCACACAGGCGACCCAAGCATTTACGGGGCCATTGGCGAGCAGATGAGAGAACTGGACAGGGAAAATATTTCCTATGAAGTGGTCCCTGGCGTTTCATCTTTTGTTGCTGCAAATGCTGCGGTCAAAAAAGAAATGACCCTGCCAGGCGTAAGTCAAACGATTATTTTAACCAGGATTTCCGGCCGGACACCTGTGCCTGAAAAGGAAGAATTAAAAAAACTTGCCTCCCACAGGGCATCCATGGCTATATTTTTATCAGTCCAAAAAATTTCAGAAGTCGTGGACGAACTCTTGACCGCCTACGACAAGGATACGCCGATTGCAGTAGTGTACAGGGCTTCTTGGCCGGATGAAAAAATTGTCAAAGGGACACTGGCTGACATTGCAGAAAAAGTTAAGGACGCGGACATAAATCGCCAGGCGCAAATTCTGGTGGGAGATTTCTTGGACACTGATTTCGAATACTCCAAGCTCTATGACCCGTCATTTACAACTGGATACAGAGATGGCAAAAAATAA
- the cbiE gene encoding precorrin-6y C5,15-methyltransferase (decarboxylating) subunit CbiE encodes MIDVAGVGPGNINLITGQVLEAIKTYEKVLAFKRVKESLSHIRPDIIEIKTLKEVDNYKSDNALVLASGDPMFYGISEYIKKMGVLGKIYPGISSIQCMAAAIKKSWHDMDLVSLHGRDFDLKNINRDTVFLTDKEMTPNRISQELFKLGKRGKVFAGYNLSYEDELIEEFDLGETGQEPSPLAVCVVVLCEQ; translated from the coding sequence ATGATTGATGTGGCAGGAGTTGGACCTGGTAATATAAATTTAATTACCGGCCAGGTCTTGGAGGCCATCAAAACTTATGAAAAAGTTTTGGCCTTTAAGCGGGTCAAGGAAAGCCTAAGTCATATTAGGCCTGACATTATTGAAATAAAAACATTAAAGGAAGTCGATAATTATAAAAGCGACAATGCTCTTGTCTTGGCCTCAGGCGATCCAATGTTTTACGGGATTAGCGAATATATAAAAAAGATGGGGGTCCTTGGTAAAATTTATCCAGGCATTTCATCCATTCAGTGTATGGCGGCTGCCATTAAAAAGTCCTGGCATGACATGGATTTGGTCAGCCTTCACGGACGCGATTTTGATTTAAAAAATATAAATCGGGACACGGTTTTTTTGACTGATAAGGAAATGACTCCTAACAGAATTTCCCAAGAATTATTTAAATTGGGCAAGAGGGGCAAGGTTTTCGCAGGCTATAATCTGTCCTATGAAGACGAGTTGATAGAAGAATTTGACCTAGGGGAGACTGGCCAAGAGCCAAGTCCATTGGCAGTTTGTGTGGTGGTTTTATGCGAGCAATAG
- a CDS encoding transporter associated domain-containing protein — protein MKPDINSFTRKAAHAVEIVISLIVLVAVIGGIPDVLGYIVLYVKSTDSAYSYAIFSEFIKHTLMLVVGLELVAMIINHQNESILTLVLYVIARKMLVYADNMTEILLGTVSIVLVFVVLKFFTVKSYKKSDKDGSISAGINFFDLKELYGIDLDTKQNTLGGLIYELSKREGKEIKEGETYEYQGYDIAIVEMRAGLIERVAIEKIKTK, from the coding sequence ATGAAGCCAGATATAAATTCATTTACCAGAAAAGCAGCCCACGCCGTGGAAATCGTCATCAGCCTTATAGTACTGGTGGCTGTTATCGGCGGGATACCAGATGTCCTCGGGTATATAGTCCTTTATGTAAAGTCCACGGATAGCGCATATTCATACGCAATATTTTCAGAATTTATAAAGCATACTCTTATGCTGGTCGTTGGCTTGGAATTGGTGGCCATGATTATAAACCACCAAAACGAATCCATCCTGACCCTTGTCCTCTATGTTATCGCTCGTAAGATGCTGGTCTATGCTGACAATATGACGGAAATCCTATTGGGAACAGTATCAATCGTCTTGGTCTTTGTAGTTTTGAAATTCTTTACAGTGAAATCCTATAAGAAATCTGACAAGGACGGAAGCATTTCCGCCGGTATAAATTTCTTTGACCTCAAAGAACTCTACGGCATCGATTTGGACACCAAGCAAAACACCCTTGGCGGTTTAATCTATGAGCTCAGCAAGAGGGAAGGCAAAGAAATTAAAGAAGGCGAGACCTACGAATACCAAGGCTATGATATAGCAATTGTAGAGATGCGGGCCGGCCTAATTGAAAGAGTTGCAATAGAAAAAATAAAAACTAAATAA
- the cobT gene encoding nicotinate-nucleotide--dimethylbenzimidazole phosphoribosyltransferase: MQEKIEKIIEGIRPVEKSDLANKEWNSIAHPLGSLGDLEKTTIKIANIQGRGIPSIKKRVLICMASDNGVIAEGISSGYPDLTSQLVMSMMRGKTGCASLCRDADMQLIVVDLGTRNENEIKKLSEVVVEKRRINPETKNFATEPAMTMEELFQAITTGFEMVDKYPADIYGTGELGIGNTTTSSAIMAALFDLPANMTVGLGGGLDDEGYRKKIRVIDQAIEKYDLYNKDVFEILRTVGGYDIGGLVGVFLKAAYEQKPIIIDGFISAVAAAAAVKLNVNVKDYLIPSHMSAERQMKILTDFLGVNPPLFLSMRLGEGTGCPLMIKMIDSGIYALENMGRWDDVYIDDVLYDIREDQ; the protein is encoded by the coding sequence GTGCAAGAAAAAATTGAAAAAATAATTGAGGGCATTAGGCCAGTTGAAAAATCAGATTTGGCAAATAAAGAATGGAATTCAATTGCCCATCCTCTTGGGAGTTTGGGAGACCTGGAAAAGACCACAATAAAAATTGCAAACATTCAAGGAAGAGGGATACCGTCCATCAAAAAACGCGTACTGATTTGCATGGCTAGCGACAATGGAGTAATCGCTGAAGGAATTTCATCTGGCTATCCTGATTTGACATCACAACTCGTCATGTCCATGATGAGGGGGAAGACCGGCTGTGCTTCCCTGTGTAGGGACGCTGATATGCAACTCATTGTAGTCGACTTGGGAACTAGAAATGAAAATGAAATTAAAAAATTATCTGAAGTTGTAGTTGAAAAGAGGCGAATAAATCCTGAGACCAAAAACTTTGCCACAGAACCTGCCATGACCATGGAGGAACTCTTTCAAGCAATTACAACTGGCTTTGAAATGGTCGACAAGTATCCTGCAGATATTTATGGAACTGGGGAGCTTGGCATAGGAAACACCACAACCTCATCTGCAATAATGGCCGCACTCTTTGACCTGCCAGCAAATATGACTGTGGGCCTGGGTGGCGGCCTGGACGACGAAGGCTACAGGAAAAAAATAAGGGTCATTGATCAGGCAATAGAAAAATACGACTTATATAATAAGGATGTTTTTGAAATACTTAGGACTGTTGGCGGTTACGACATTGGCGGTCTTGTAGGCGTGTTTTTAAAGGCAGCCTACGAGCAAAAACCAATTATAATCGACGGATTTATTTCCGCAGTTGCCGCAGCCGCAGCCGTCAAATTAAATGTTAATGTAAAAGATTATCTTATTCCATCTCACATGTCTGCCGAAAGGCAAATGAAAATTCTAACGGATTTTTTAGGCGTCAATCCGCCCCTGTTTTTGTCCATGCGTTTGGGCGAGGGGACAGGCTGTCCGCTCATGATAAAGATGATTGACTCTGGCATTTACGCCCTGGAAAACATGGGCAGGTGGGACGACGTTTATATTGACGACGTCCTTTACGATATAAGGGAGGACCAATGA
- the cbiT gene encoding precorrin-6Y C5,15-methyltransferase (decarboxylating) subunit CbiT gives MRAIDDELFIRGEVPMTKREVRVFIMDALDIEEGQDFLDIGAGTGSITIEAAMRGAKATAIECVDEGVRLIKENADKFGVKVDVIQAMAPEGIPDQDFDRIFIGGSRGKLEELIKISHDRLRPGGVLAMSFILLKNVGQAQAAMKDLFKDVEINLIQSSKVDKIGMMRGNNPIFILRGVK, from the coding sequence ATGCGAGCAATAGATGACGAATTATTTATAAGGGGCGAAGTCCCCATGACCAAACGCGAGGTCCGTGTCTTCATTATGGACGCCCTTGATATAGAGGAGGGCCAGGACTTTTTGGACATAGGCGCAGGCACGGGGTCGATTACAATTGAAGCGGCCATGCGCGGTGCCAAGGCCACTGCCATTGAGTGCGTGGACGAGGGCGTAAGACTCATAAAAGAAAATGCAGACAAGTTTGGCGTGAAGGTAGACGTCATCCAAGCCATGGCGCCCGAGGGAATTCCAGATCAAGATTTCGATAGGATTTTTATTGGTGGGTCTCGTGGCAAGCTGGAAGAATTAATAAAAATTTCTCACGACAGACTAAGGCCGGGCGGAGTTTTGGCCATGAGCTTTATTCTTTTAAAAAATGTTGGCCAAGCCCAGGCGGCAATGAAGGACTTGTTTAAAGACGTGGAGATAAATTTAATTCAAAGCTCTAAGGTCGATAAAATTGGAATGATGAGGGGCAACAACCCCATTTTTATATTAAGAGGTGTAAAATGA